TGTTAGTAGACAAATCGACAGCAGAGAAGACAATTTCACCACAGTTTGTCTTCCACAAGCACGACAAGGTTGCAAACCCGCAACCGAACCGACATAGGGAATTCTAAAGAGACCTATTTGTCAGAGAGGTCACTGATAGCTCAACTGAAGAGAAAACAAGTGAAAGATTCAAGTGCAGTTTCAagagaaaataaattaataattTCTGCAGGACCACGTAGGCTACACAGTGGTCAATTAGCGATCACTGAACACTATTCACAAGTCCAATTGACTGATCCATACCTCAAATTCTTCTTTCTCCTTCTGCAACATCCTTTCCAAATCAGCAATCTGACGTCTGTTAAGTTGTCTCCCAGATCTTTTCTCCACCAAAACCCGAATCGCATTCAGAACATCAGAAAACAAAAGTTCAGCTCGACCAATGACCTGCTTATATTGAACCATTAAGTCAGTACAGGATGAGATGAGACCGCAGCTACTAAAAATCCAAAGCCACATTCTTCGCACCTCATTAACTTCTTGTTGTATCCATTCCTGATTCTCATAGTAGAAATCCAGTTTTGAGGGAGGAAGGTATACTGAGTGAACATCAATGGATGCATAGCGAAAGCAAGCAACCATCTTCCCAAAGCTGCAAAAGTTCCAAAATGAATATTGCAAAACATACTCAACTACTGAAGGCATTAATGTTTTCCCGACAGATTCCGCTGAATACATATATATTATCATCATAGCTTGGTCAAACATGATTTGACTATTAACACCAGAAAACCATGCCAACATATTGAATATTATGCATGACCAAGGACAACAGATGATTGCAACACTCCTGATGTGAAGTGCTTCATACTACCAAGAGAGTAAGACCATACCCGTAAAAGCGAAGACAATCTCTGTGTAATGAATGACCACAGCTTGCCACCCTACTTGCAGCTGCATGGTTTGAAAAACTAAGTTCTAGAAACTTCCCAAAGGACAAGCCCCAAGCAGCATCAGACATCACTACTCTTCGAGTTGCTGGAGGAAAGCCCTTATTATCCCGTGGACATCTAAGGCACCTGTGCCACATCCATATTTTTCCTTCCTTTTCACCAGGCAAAAGAATTTCCATCAGCTTTTTAACAGAAATAGTTAGAGTACCCTGTCGGTGAGTATAACACTGAACATGAGCTTCTGAAGGCATCTCACATGAACGGCACCTGTAACTCTGAGAATACATATTGAAGAGAAAAAAATTAGTGAAGATCCTTTCAGTCACCTTAAGCATATCAGTAATGTTACAACATAAGGAAAGGGAGGGGAGAAATTACGTGATCAAACAAATGGTCTCGTAGAAAACGACCCAACGGCTTATCAAAGTTCCCATAGTATTTAATCCGAAAGAGATGAGACCTTTCACAGACAGTTCCCTTCCAAACACACCGGGATGACAAGGAAACTAAAATGCTTTGATTGTCAGACGGAGACGGCGGAAACTCTTCCTTTGAAGAATTCAGTTCATCAGGAACATTTTTCCCATCTAGTTGCGAACCACTTTGGTTCACATCCATAGCATTGAAATCATTTTGAACATTCTGTGACAATATGTCTTGTTCAACTTCCTGTGAAGGATCAAAACCAGTAGAAAGGAACTTGTATCCTTGGGTATCTTGGACATCGTAGTCTACTGATGCCTTTGCCCGAGAACACTCCATCATATCCATAATACCTCTGTGAGACTCACTATAAAGAAAGGGCTTGCAGAAGGAAGAAAGTGTGCTTTTAGTGGTACAGAAGCCTGGAAACTCTGAGACACAcattttctgagcacaaatgctGGCAGCCTTGACCAGGTCTGTTGCCGGAACACTCTTTGACCTTTGTGGCTCACTACCAGATAGTGGCCCTTGAGTTTTTTCACTGGCAGGAATCGTAAAACCAGGAATAGTTGAGATGGATCTGTCGAATGTTGATGGTTTATCTGGCAGTGCAACTGTTATCGGAGAATTCAAAGGAAGTTCAGGAAGAGAGGCTCCTTCATCAGCAAGAAAGGATGTTTCTAAAGCCAAATGATAAGCAGCGAAAATAGAATATTGAACCACACGTTTCACTTTCTTCAATTCATCCCCATTTGCACCACGGAGTAATACCTGAGACATGGTCATTTTAGAAAAGTAGGTTTCACGTAACTGTTTAGATCATAGCAAGTCAATATATACTTCTACCTATGTTCTTATTGTTCTtgtaaattataagaaacttacGGTGCATCCCAGTGGCTTTGGACAGCCTTCAAAATACATCAGCGTCTTTACCAGTTTCTTTCCACTCTCTCCAGCTGTACCATGTTCTTCTAGAAACTTCTCAACGTGAAACATGTCACAGTATCCTAACTTTTGAGATGACAGTTGGTCTATTGAAGGAACTATTTGACCACCAGTGCAGCGAGCTATACGCTCCAGAACTGGCTTTTTGATATTTAGGACAAGTGATATGTCTTTTTCCAAGAGGTACTCTTGTGCATAGCGAGAAACAGATTTTTCCACCAGAAGGACATCTGGATTGTGTGCATCAATTTTAGCAACAGCCATCTTCAGATGATCCATTTCCTGAATAGCAATAAATATCTATAAGCACAAGAGCTTAACACTATTCTGTACAAGTCTTGGGAAGAAAAGGCAAAATCTTCAAAACCTGCTGCAACAATGTATCGAAACTTGATAAGAGGTTGGAGACGCGCTGGTACTCAAGAGCGCCTTCAAGGATTAATATGCGGGGCTTCTCTATTTTTGATGTCATTCGCCGATGAGCCACATTTTTCTTGCAGACAACCCCTTTCACCACAGCACTATTTAAGGGAAATGTGGTCAGTTGAGAGAAGATATGTCTAAAAATGTATGCAACAACAAAATGAAGTGAAGAAGGGCAGACATAACACAAGAAGAAGAACCAAGAACATTGCCGCAAGCAAGCAAAAGCTGCCATAAGACAAGTTAATCATAGGAAAAAACCAAACTCGATTTTGAGTTTGACAGCTTCTTTATTCATTGTAATGCTACAACCAGTTCATCAAATATTGGTTGAGGGCAAACAATTGAAAGTCTTAATGAGGAAAAGCAAAAGTATCTCACAAGATAAAAAAAACATACGGAGACACAAATGGCTCCCACACAGAGAGGGAGTGAGGGAGGGCCGGGGGGAACAGACAGACAAGGGGAAACAGACAGATATTGAGAGACTGTGCATGCAGATACATGACCCCAAAAAAAAGCTCCTACTCTCCAGTTTCAGACATTGTTGCTGCTAATGTTAGCTTCAATGTAATATAAGAGGCAAGAATTGAACAAAGAGCTTCGAAACATGGTGGACCAAAATGAAAAAATTTACTTGTTCACCTGTCACTACGACGCCCAGATGCAACACACTTCACCTTTACATATCCCCCAGGGTCCATTCCCCCACCTTTGCTTGTATCTGGCTTCAAATGTGTGGCAGCTTCCCATGATAGGGATGTAACAATCTCCAACCAACTCTCTTTGTCATCTTCCTCACCAATGGCAAGTTTTTCAACCTGCATAAGCTGGGATACTAAAGCCCTGAAGTGGCCATCAACAACATTCTTGACTGCTTTCTTTTGCCCTTCAGTCGATCTGTCCCTACCTCTATACTCACCACTTCCAAAACTGCTTGATGTATGCAAATATCCCCACTCTCCTGCAGTGtctccatcatcatcatcatcaaacaACAGTCCATCccgttcatcttcttcgtcttctgGTTCAGGTGGGAGCCACAGAATTCCACTGCTTTCAAAATCTACAGGTTCCAGATTAACATCTTGCGCAGCATATAGGGATGATGAAGTTTCACATTCATCACTAATATCCTGTTTTACTATCTGCCGCACTTCTTCAAAAGCTTGGGAATCAAAATTGTTCTGCAAGGACAAGCTGTTCGCACTTTTTTCATCAACAGCTTCCCCATTAGGATGAACTTTACGTGATCCACAGTCCTTATCACTGTCATCATAGCGAACATGACCATAGTAGCCATTAGTCTGAGGATAAAATTTTCCTTGAGAATTTAACTGGTAAACACCATactcatcatcttcatcatcacTCCTGATTCCAGAATATAACAAGAAACAGTTAACTGACGTGAAATACTTGTACGACCACAAGTAGCAAGAAGGGCAGTCAAATAGAGCAAATCAAACTTTAAAAATCAAAACATTCTCAACTAGACAAGTGGAGCTGGAATTGATTTTAGAAAAGCAAACCTTTTATACCGCAGACACTATGAGGGAAAAAGCATTATTCTCAATCAAACTCAACAGTAGTCAAATCACTAGAAAAGTGGAGCTGGGTTTCCTATTTCAGGTCTGGACTCATGAGCTCAGACAATTCGAGGAACGAAAGAATAACCATGGAAGTGAAAACAGACTAATTCTCCTTTCCTTCTCTATTCGGCCAATTCTTTATTAGGGTCGTTGGAGATTGGTCAGGTACTATCACTGGATAAATATCTTGCAAGTTGCATCTAAGCATACATCAGATTTCCTCTGACTAGTCGCTGCTTGGTAAACCAAGGGCTTGCAATCACAAATATATGCCTCCATAAGGCCCTTGACCAGGAAACAAACTTCAGCATGTAGCTTTTTCACAAAATTGCTTCTGCCGTTAGGTGTTGGATATTTTCCGCCTAAAGTGTATGATATTTCTACTTTTCTTTTCCGTTACTTTAGAAGGGAAAAAGTTTCAATTATGGGTTTAATTAATGTAACTTTTGGCATCGAGGAAAATCATAGAACCAAGTCCGACAGAGAGAGCCAAGCTTGAGGGTGATCACAAATATCACTAATAGGGCCAACCTACCTGATTCTCCTACACCGTTAGGGCAATTTACCCATTTACATTTGAAAACAAAGAAATAACAAATATTGCAACTTCCAGATGTGACAAGTCAGTAAAGATGTGAGAGAAGAACCTTGTTGTGCAAAATGAAAATTGGTTTGTAGACAGATCCCGGACCCCTGTATCAGCAGGATCACTGCTCCCTTTTGCTGTAGCAACACTTAGCCTCTCCAAAGAAGATTCCATTACTGCTGCTTGGCGTGGACTAAGCACAGAAGAGTGTGGCACTGAAGTAATGGTAATGCTACTACTGTCACCAGTTCCACTAGATTTGATGCTGATAAAACTTGTTGCGGAAAGGAAAGTACTGGAATCCAGGTTGCGAATAGCATGATTAAAACCTTGCTCCCATTGCTTGAAGCAGAAGTGACAGACCCTGACCTTTTCACACTCCTCTTGTACTGACCTTGGCTCACGGGGTGGTGCAGGAACGGAGTTAGATGTACACTTGCTACAGAAAACACGTCCACAAAGTCGACAGTGATGCCTACGGTTAAACAATGTGAACAAAGAATCACACTCGTAACACACCCTACAGCTGTGGTCGGGCATCCAAAAATCCCTCGACACGTTAGCAGAAGACTCCCGCTGAGGGATCCACGATTTCAGCAACCCTACCAGATCAAGGAATGTCCTATCCATCGACAAAACAGACCTTCTGCGCCTCTCATTTCTATAATCTCAGTCCCTAACAAAGCTCATATCCAATTCCTGATACCAAATATCCCTCAAAATTTAGACTCTGATCCAAAATCCCTTAACAAGTTGACCACACAAGGTCTtcgctgattaaaggaaaatccTTGATCTCTCAACAATCAATAGCAGGCTAATTCGAACTACATCAACAGCCCATTAACATGCAACAGAAACCCTAAATCAGGAGTTATCCGATTTGATAAAACCTGAAAATGAGTCTCCACCCAAAAATTCCAAATTAGGAATCCAAAATATATAGATGAGCAAACCTTTTATTGTAGCGCGGGCAATATATGAGGAGGAGAAGAACACGCTATTCTCTATAAAACCCAACTGTCGTCAAATCACTCCAACGCGGAATCCATAAAAACGCCAATCGATAAAAACCCCCATTTTTTGTCTCTCCGCGATTAAACAATTCTCCCCTGAAACACATGAATAAAATAATTATGCTTGTACAacaaaataaatctcattaaATAGCGCCATCACgttatataataaatataaatatattatTAATAAAACTGAGTTAAGTAGGAGGAAAAGGACTTGAAGATAATAGAGCCGCCATGAGTTTACCTTTTTACGCCAATCAATCAATCAGCAAAAACAGATCAGCAGATGAAGACAAAAATTACAGAGAACGGAACGGAACTAACTTCAAATCACTGCGCTGTTTTTATGTAATTGGGGGGGATTGTGTGTGACGCGCACACAAGCTTGTTATCCAAGTTGGCAATGATAAAAAAATGATTATATTACGTCAGTcaaatcttcttctttttattttttccccCCTTGGCTTTTCCCTATGCAAGTAGTAGATAGAAAATGGAGTAATCTTTttcggaaaagaaaaaagatagtaGAAAATAGCCTTTGGGCTGAAAAAGTCAAACTTTACTGAAGAATcctcctttttcctttttcctttttcctttttcctttttccttcttcTGTATAGGGAAGTAATCAATTACGACTTGCGAGTGCAGGCTAGTAAAAGCAAGGTAAAAACTTATATTAATTTACCATTAATATAATAAAAAAGGAATCTTTGAGTCTCTCCACCTCCTCTATTAaatcttttacaaaaataaaaaggaaataaaataactTTTTCTAAAAGTGAAATTGAAAATGCACCAAGTAATGTGTGCTAGCAAATATATAGAATGTGACGGTGTCTGTCAGACAGAATCAAAGTTGACTTTATTTTATGACTTAAAAAAGAGAAAGTAAAGCAAATATTAGTGTGTAGTTTAGTTAACTAATTTCCTACTTTGGTAGAAGCAAAACTAATATCAGCAGCACAAATAGTGTGACTATTTAAAATACTACGGTATCTTTTAATTGTGTGAGCTTCTGTTATTTTTCCTAGTAGTATGACACTCACATTAGCGACTGCCAATAAACGTATCCTCGTTCTACCTTATATTGTGTTAACCGCGTATCATTTTGCTTGTTTACTAGTTTACTGACTTACTCACCGCACAAGCAATTTGTCGTGCTTAGCTGTACAGCTGCATGCAAACTATAATACACTAGTTCGTTAGCTTCGAAGATAAGTTATGCTGATATTAATTAATTGAGATTAGTTATATTTGGAGTATTAATTATGGGATTGTTAATTTTACTGTTTTATTCTTTGATAACTTATCATGTGATTACTATTTCACCTTCTGGCAGGTATAAATTATCTCGGTATTATTTTTAATCCTGAGATAATTTATCTCGGTATTATTTTTAATCCTGAGATAATATATTTCAGGATTATTAACCAAATAAGGGATAAGGCGGTACTAAACTTTATCCCCTAATTATTTTTGATTATTCATCataccaaacaacaacaacaacccagtgtaatcccacaagtggggtctgcggagggtaatatgtacgcataccttacctctaccccgaggggtagagaggctgtttccaggagaccctcggctcaaagaggcaacaaacGGGTAGATACCAAACGAATATATTAAACAATCATACCAAACGGGTAGATACTTATTCATACCCGACatcaaattatattattttatcataattaaatatttaaaaaatgaaTTATACTAATTAATCATAACAAAGTTATACAAGTTTATATTCAAATAAGTGTTATGCATTTATTGGTTTAGCATAGACACCAAATACAAATTTACTACTTGCAATTTAGATTTGATAGAAGGCCTTTATGAGATTAAGACCATAGACAAAAAGTTTTTAAAAtccgggggggaggggggggatgATTAATCTAGTATTTTGATTAAATGACAGTAAAAAAAATGTAAATTCGATCAATTTAATTATGCCTGCAGTCAGATCGTGTGTATTGACGGCTGAAAAATTTCTCTAAAAATTTTGTACTTGATTAAAATGATCCTGTGATATCAATACTTTATATGATTTTTACACATTGATCAATACTTTTTGGAGCAGAAGAAAATGATCTTCTTTCACGAGGAGTATTATATGCAcctctaatttatttttacacGCGTCCAAAAATAAAACCCCAAAATCCTTCATTGCTTCTCTGCCTTTTCAAACATGTGGTCGCGGTGCTACTGATGCTTTCATCTTAGGGTAATGCTAATTTCTCTATAATTCAAATATTCTTTTGGAGCAGAACAATGTGACCTTTTTTCAAAAAGAGTATTATATTTTTACTGACCTCAAAAATAGAACCACGGATCTTTGTTCGCTTCTCCACTTTTTCAAAACATGTGGTCAGTGTGCTACGCTGTGCGTTATCTTAGGGACCAAAAGTTTTAACGGAGCCATTTTTTAGTTCGAAATCACTATACCAACACCATCGTCTTCCAAATCCCGGCCGATGAAAAAATATTTATGTAATTTCTTTCCATTTGTCCGAGTTCTAGTAGACAAAATTATCTAATACTTATGTCGGTAGAAGGTAATAGATATGCgtaattgtttaccctaaaaacggataacaattgaatttatatgtggttttaaggacacgtaATTTTACTTGGCACAAACTGAGAAAAAATGTAAATTGATATTGAAATTGACTGTAAAGGAACAAATGCAAACCAAACAAATCAAATAGCCTTGGCACTCGAATTCGATCACCCTTGAACCAAGTGAAGATACAGTTGATACAAGAACAAAGTAACAAGATAATGAAAACTACAGAAAGACAATATATTACTTTATGTAACGTGAATGTGATgctttacaaatgatcagacctcctttatatagtaggggagtcctacccTTAATACAATCCTAAATACagtaagaaatctcatgattagctgattaatcggcctcttcttgatacgtgccgagatctCTGTGTGATCCTCGCACGATCGCGGATATCTTGGCTTTCCGTTATTTAACTCGGCAGGCTTCCCTCGATCTTGCTCAATCTCTATCCCGCTCGGTCTCGATCTTGGCTAATCTCGATCTCGATCGGTTCATGAGTCACGAGCTTGGCAATCTAACTTTGTGTCATAGTCCGGTATGACATGGGGTCAAACATTGGCTTGCCACGCCCCTGTCTCATTAATCATACAAAAAGGGCAAGCCCGATTTtgactgtatacagatagtcccctcgttttttgGAGAGTAATGACAAGAAATGATTTGAGCCCTCAATCTTTACCTCGATACATCATGactgtaacaccccgtaaattcgGCTTAGGTATGAATGTGTTAAATGAGTAATAATGTTATATTTTGGACATGTAAAGTTCTATTGGTATGAGCATGGGTGGAAATAGTTATTTTAGAGTCAAGACGAAAAGTGAGGTGTATAAGATTTGATAGAATCTACTAAGTTTACAAAAGGTCTGTCTTACAGGAGGATTTAGTGACATTATGCAAGGAACTTGggaaaaatcaaaacatgaaattgtaggcctttgaaatatctTTTCAACAATATATTATGGAGCGCTAACGGATCTTTGTGCAAAAAGTTATGTGTGTTTTACAGAGTAGTGTACAATATGCACGCCTAGAGGATCACTTGCGCGGCCGCGCACTTGTGGCAGTGCtactgccattttgtgcggtcaggCCTTCAGGTGCGTGGGGGCGCACCTGGGGGTCATTTTAATGCCCTACTTCGTCCCCCACACCCCAAAATACAAAAATTTGCTCTAGAAAGGAAAGCTCTCAAGAATCTAACTCCTTAAAGGTCCCTCcaccatccaaggtaagttctaatggtaaTTCTAAAttaatttcaattttccaacatcttattaacatgggtaaaccctccatatcattagataattgattgggacatcattgttgaaAGAAGGAACCCTAGAATTCGAATTCAAggggattgaacttcaaaaaggtaatgtcttcaccgtctaattgattctagcattggattaatgattatagactctagttcataagatatgagttgatgggtttgatagaaaagcatgaacggttataggtttggattgttgattattggttaagggtgttgtttaccttatgggtgatgaagaatgatattgattataaccatttgagattttagaatttatctaggagcaagagaatgggttattgggtatagaaacaccattaataaggactatgaagctttattctCACCAAGTATTTAATAAAATGCTTAAGTGACCAAACCATGAGTATCATAGctatatggaatccctttgacttgtattgctatAGATTAAATTTGAAAGGGTTGACAAACATTGTATTACGCTCGAGAGCAGGAATTTAAGGTATGTGGGGCTAACTCTCTACGTTTGGGAATGTCTATGATCCTTCCTACGTCTCGTTATTATGACTATTACAAATTTTCTCAGAAAGTAATTATGCCTCAGTTCCAGAATAGTTGTAGAATTTCTATTCTCTAGATGACGTGGTTTCATAATTCATTCAATACCCCATGAGTCTCAGTTATGACATATCATTTTATTACGAATACGCATTCCAGTTGAGTCCTATTCAGCatttcagtatcatgtaactcagtgtggttcaatatttcagtatcatgtattgcatcatgattctcagttccttattttaAATCCTGAATgtcgaacacctgtatttgggcctgaggccgtagtttatgctttatgcatgtttggtcCTGATGTCGTAGTTGATGttttatgcatttttgggcctAAGGTcatagttatgtatacgtatacttgggcccgagacCATAGCTTGTGCTTATATATATTGGGCTAGAGGCTGTAGTTTATTCAGATGAACAAGTTGTTAaccattcagaagagggagtattcatatccttactttcaTTGTTTAGTtcagttattagttatcatttcaattatcagttatcagttatcagtttagttatcagttatcatttcagttatcagctatcagttatcatttcagtttcaatttcaacagttattatttcagttatcaattatcaattatcaattcttcGTTATCAGCTCAGTATTAGTTTCTGCATTTATAGTTCTTTCtctcagttgctttacataccagtgcaattcaaatgtactgacatcccttttgcacGGGGcttgcatctcacaatgcaggtaatgatttacaggttaacgattcagagcgctaggactctcgtaccagctatttggtgatctcAAGTTCTTTCGGGGATTTATATTATCTTACAATCTTCAATATTTTTAGACAGTCAATGTTTTCaatacttcattagaggcttcatagattAGAGTAATAGTCATACAGAGTCACAAGCTTTTCATGTTAAGaaatgttggctacaaatatgttttagACTTGTATTAGTGTTTTCAcactttgatttttatcattcgGACTTTCAGTATAACAGCACGTGTTAGTTTATCTTTCGCATCTAGTATATTATGATATCatatgttgattcagccagccagttggttcgttCGGTCACATGTAGTTAGGCACTGAGTGACATGTTACATCCAGGTctaggttcggggcatgacaatgATGTAAGCAGTAGAGGTAACCAAAATATCTCGTCGGTATAGTTTCTCAAGACTTTAATGTGTGTCAGTCGACGGTCGGTCATTATCGGTTTTGAACTATCATTGAGAAATTATAAATATcctccttcttcatttttcaaactttactttcaaatcTTCTTCATTCTAATCTCCAAAACCCTTTGCTTCCTTAAAGCCTATTATTTTCATATCTCTAGGTTTCTTTGGTTGTTCTATCCCAAAATACCAAGTACTCCCTTTTTAATTTCTATTCTTCTTCATCCATAAAAATTAAATAGCTAAAACTTCAAAAGTTGTTCCACAAAAGGAAATTGTTTCCTCGTCCTGGCCGGCCGGCGAGGAACCAGTGGCGGAGCCACGCCCTGAAGAGTTCTTTCCCGGAGGGTGTGTCATCGATTCAAACTTCAATATTTAAAAGACCTCCTCGGTTCCGGCTCGATGCGAGCCGGTATCGAGGTATATATGCTCGATACCCGATAACCTCCTCTCCCAGGTTAAAAAAAATTGCAACTAGGGTAAAATATATGTGGTGGTTCCCGCTCCAGAAGAATCAATCACCACCCACGTAGAGGGGTTCTTAAGTTTTTATACTTACCTTTTCATGTTGGGTCCCTTGGATCCGATTATCATAGGTTTCTGCAAGAAGTACGAGGTGACCTTCGGTCAGATTCATCCATCTTCCTAAAGGATAGTGATATTACTTCGTTTCTTTGTAAGCAGAATCGACGGGCTTCCCTTCACCCTCGACCACCTCATACGCCTGTATAACCTCTGACTCTATCGAGGAGGACTAATAAAGCTTCAACGTTGGGCCAATAGGGCACCTTTATCGAGCATAGATGAGGACAAAGACGGGGCTAGATGAGCCAATTTGTTCGAGTGAAGACCTTGGAC
This sequence is a window from Nicotiana sylvestris chromosome 3, ASM39365v2, whole genome shotgun sequence. Protein-coding genes within it:
- the LOC104217993 gene encoding 1-phosphatidylinositol-3-phosphate 5-kinase FAB1B isoform X1 is translated as MDRTFLDLVGLLKSWIPQRESSANVSRDFWMPDHSCRVCYECDSLFTLFNRRHHCRLCGRVFCSKCTSNSVPAPPREPRSVQEECEKVRVCHFCFKQWEQGFNHAIRNLDSSTFLSATSFISIKSSGTGDSSSITITSVPHSSVLSPRQAAVMESSLERLSVATAKGSSDPADTGVRDLSTNQFSFCTTRSDDEDDEYGVYQLNSQGKFYPQTNGYYGHVRYDDSDKDCGSRKVHPNGEAVDEKSANSLSLQNNFDSQAFEEVRQIVKQDISDECETSSSLYAAQDVNLEPVDFESSGILWLPPEPEDEEDERDGLLFDDDDDGDTAGEWGYLHTSSSFGSGEYRGRDRSTEGQKKAVKNVVDGHFRALVSQLMQVEKLAIGEEDDKESWLEIVTSLSWEAATHLKPDTSKGGGMDPGGYVKVKCVASGRRSDSAVVKGVVCKKNVAHRRMTSKIEKPRILILEGALEYQRVSNLLSSFDTLLQQEMDHLKMAVAKIDAHNPDVLLVEKSVSRYAQEYLLEKDISLVLNIKKPVLERIARCTGGQIVPSIDQLSSQKLGYCDMFHVEKFLEEHGTAGESGKKLVKTLMYFEGCPKPLGCTVLLRGANGDELKKVKRVVQYSIFAAYHLALETSFLADEGASLPELPLNSPITVALPDKPSTFDRSISTIPGFTIPASEKTQGPLSGSEPQRSKSVPATDLVKAASICAQKMCVSEFPGFCTTKSTLSSFCKPFLYSESHRGIMDMMECSRAKASVDYDVQDTQGYKFLSTGFDPSQEVEQDILSQNVQNDFNAMDVNQSGSQLDGKNVPDELNSSKEEFPPSPSDNQSILVSLSSRCVWKGTVCERSHLFRIKYYGNFDKPLGRFLRDHLFDHSYRCRSCEMPSEAHVQCYTHRQGTLTISVKKLMEILLPGEKEGKIWMWHRCLRCPRDNKGFPPATRRVVMSDAAWGLSFGKFLELSFSNHAAASRVASCGHSLHRDCLRFYGFGKMVACFRYASIDVHSVYLPPSKLDFYYENQEWIQQEVNEVIGRAELLFSDVLNAIRVLVEKRSGRQLNRRQIADLERMLQKEKEEFEQESLQRILMKEVKKGQSVDILEINRLRRQLLFQSYVWDHRLVYAASLDEKTHWINGDVASSEPEKPLVCNDKFTDLDNPSDSSKYPNNSESANFEAGGNTDEEKSVSQNSHVDSVHQESVVGFDANCAIEKPPGLPVATKSFCGTHPAESILQGRRALSDGHFPNMESLSDTLEAAWTGETTSAVGILKDGMADTLTTGVAEKVNTEDHGDEESGTKMSQSPPLLSSKGSENVEDSGSWLGMPFISFYRTLNKSFLPSAQKLDPLVGYNPVYVSSFRESDARSGARLLLPIGVNDTVIPVYDDEPTSIISYALASHDYHAQLSDELEKSKDATLDSNFAIQSLDSGNLQSPQSIDEMVLESYRSLGSMDESILSLSVSRSSLDLDPLSYAKTLHARVSFADDGLVGKVKYTVTCYYAKRFEALRRICCPSEMEFIRSLSRCKKWGAQGGKSNVFFAKTLDERFIIKQVTKTELESFMKFAPEYFKYLSESISSGSPTCLAKVVGIYQVSSKHLKGGKESKMDVLVMENLLFGRNLTRLYDLKGSARSRYNPDSSGSNKVLLDQNLIEAMPTSPIFVGNKAKRLLERAVWNDTAFLASVDVMDYSLLVGVDEEKHELVLGIIDFMRQYTWDKHLETWVKASGILGGPKNESPTIISPKQYKKRFRKAMTTYFLMVPDQWSPPSIIPSKSQTDLCEENMQGG